One window of the Melanotaenia boesemani isolate fMelBoe1 chromosome 14, fMelBoe1.pri, whole genome shotgun sequence genome contains the following:
- the s1pr4 gene encoding sphingosine 1-phosphate receptor 4 — MNVLSALTSPSSCPHLYHLPSYPNNTIIPSDNATATGINQVILLHYNYTGRLQKRTISKTQDHISISMAVFLFLSILIVLENLLVLVAVISRIRHSSRWVYVCIANITLSDLLTGAAYVVNICMSGSQTFHLTPALWLFREGMLFVALAASIFSLLLIAVERYTTMIKPLPQKSTTKKWRIYGLVVLCWVLALVIGFLPLLGWNCVCSLNGCSTLLPLYSKTYIFFSLIIFFIILLTIGVLYGAIYCHVHKSAQLGPHRSRQRSLALLKTVITIVGVFMLCWGPLFLLLMVDFFCVSRQCALLYSADFCIALAVLNSGLNPIIYALGSSDMRKAMAELLSCCCVRAGLCNPDSFISKETSSTSESRRDSLRNSFNKIRNLSVASPPSTPSKPRKVTRKCRLSTTTSCLSVSST, encoded by the coding sequence ATGAATGTCCTCTCCGCCCTCACTTCTCCATCCTCCTGCCCGCACTTGTACCACCTACCCAGTTACCCCAACAACACCATCATACCAAGTGACAATGCTACAGCGACAGGGATCAACCAAGTGATCCTGCTGCATTACAACTACACCGGCCGGCTGCAGAAAAGGACCATCTCAAAAACCCAGGACCACATCAGCATCTCCATGGCtgttttcctcttcctcagcatACTCATTGTTCTGGAGAATCTCCTGGTGTTAGTGGCTGTCATCTCCCGCATCCGCCACAGCAGTCGTTGGGTTTATGTCTGCATTGCCAACATCACCCTCAGTGATCTCCTCACTGGTGCTGCATATGTGGTTAACATCTGTATGTCTGGCAGCCAGACGTTTCACCTTACCCCTGCTCTCTGGCTCTTTAGGGAGGGCATGCTTTTTGTGGCCCTGGCAGCCTCCATTTTCAGTTTGCTGCTGATTGCTGTAGAGCGTTATACCACTATGATCAAACCACTGCCTCAGAAGTCAACCACGAAGAAGTGGCGGATCTATGGTTTGGTGGTACTTTGTTGGGTTTTGGCGCTAGTGATTGGCTTCCTCCCCTTGCTTGGCTGGAACTGTGTGTGCAGCCTGAATGGATGTTCCACACTCCTCCCTCTGTACTCCAAAACCTACATCTTCTTCTCTCTCATTATCTTTTTCATCATCCTTCTGACTATTGGAGTGTTGTATGGTGCCATCTACTGCCATGTACATAAGAGTGCGCAGCTGGGTCCCCATCGCAGTCGCCAACGCTCCTTGGCTTTGCTAAAAACTGTCATTACTATAGTTGGGGTTTTCATGCTCTGCTGGGGGCCTCTGTTTTTGCTGCTAATGGTGGATTTCTTCTGTGTTTCCCGCCAATGTGCACTGCTTTACAGTGCTGATTTTTGCATTGCCTTGGCTGTTCTAAACTCTGGCCTGAACCCCATCATCTACGCCCTGGGCAgcagtgacatgaggaaggccATGGCTGAGctgttgagctgctgctgtgtgaggGCTGGCCTGTGTAACCcagactctttcatatccaaggaGACCAGCAGCACCTCAGAGAGTAGGAGAGACAGTCTGAGGAACAGTTTTAATAAGATCAGGAATCTAAGTGTTGCATCACCTCCATCAACCCCAAGCAAGCCTCGCAAGGTGACCAGAAAATGCAGGCTGAGCACCACAACCAGCTGCCTGTCAGTTTCAAGTACTTAA